One genomic segment of Hippoglossus hippoglossus isolate fHipHip1 chromosome 22, fHipHip1.pri, whole genome shotgun sequence includes these proteins:
- the LOC117755992 gene encoding cytochrome P450 1B1-like has product MALDSEFGVKGSSIIREWSGQVQPALVASLVFLFCLEACLWVRNLRHKRRLPGPFAWPVVGNAMQLGQMPHITFARLAKKYGNVYQIRLGCSDIVVLNGDRAIRQALIEHSTEFAGRPNFVSFQMVSGGRSVTFTTYSKQWKAHRKIAESSLRAFSSANSQTKKAFEQHITFEAMELVQVFLRHSTDAQYFDPAHEFTVSAANIMCALCFGKRYGHDDLEFRTLLKKVNKFGETVGAGSLVDVMPWLQSFPNPVRSVYENFKNLNEEFFAFVKDKVVQHRESFSPDVTRDMSDAIINVIEHGKDSGLSKEFVEATVTDIIGAGQDTTSTVMQWIVLLLVKYPDMQTKLHELIDKAVGPDRLPTIEDRSSLAYLDAFIYETMRFTSFVPVTIPHSTTSDVTIEGLHIPKDTVVFINQWSVNHDPLKWKDPHIFDPMRFLNENGALDKDITNGVMIFSTGKRRCIGNQIAKVEAFLLTAVLLHQCSLESDPSQPLSLDCSYGLTLKPLRFCVSAKLRGKLLGLVSPA; this is encoded by the coding sequence atggCTCTGGACTCTGAGTTTGGTGTGAAGGGCAGCAGCATCATTAGGGAATGGAGTGGACAGGTCCAGCCGGCTCTGGTCGCCTCCTTAgttttcctcttctgtctggaAGCCTGTCTGTGGGTCAGGAACCTCAGGCACAAGAGACGACTGCCGGGACCCTTCGCCTGGCCCGTGGTGGGCAACGCCATGCAGCTGGGCCAGATGCCGCATATCACCTTCGCCAGGCTGGCCAAAAAATACGGCAACGTGTATCAGATACGACTCGGCTGCAGCGACATTGTGGTTCTAAATGGAGACAGGGCGATCCGTCAGGCTCTGATAGAGCACAGCACAGAGTTCGCAGGCAGACCCAACTTTGTCTCTTTCCAGATGGTCTCTGGAGGCAGGAGTGTAACATTCACTACTTACAGCAAACAGTGGAAAGCACACAGGAAAATTGCCGAGTCGAGCCTCAGAGCCTTTTCCTCTGCAAATAGTCAGACCAAGAAAGCTTTTGAACAGCATATTACATTTGAGGCCATGGAGCTGGTGCAGGTATTTTTGCGGCACAGCACTGACGCACAGTATTTTGACCCTGCTCATGAATTTACAGTATCTGCTGCCAATATCATGTGCGCGCTCTGCTTTGGGAAGCGATACGGACATGATGACTTAGAGTTCAGGACCCTGTTGAAAAAAGTTAACAAGTTTGGAGAGACAGTCGGGGCAGGAAGCCTGGTCGATGTCATGCCCTGGCTCCAGTCCTTCCCTAACCCGGTCCGCAGCGTCTATGAAAACTTCAAAAACCTCAACGAGGAGTTTTTCGCCTTTGTGAAAGATAAAGTGGTGCAGCACAGAGAGTCCTTCAGCCCTGATGTGACCCGGGACATGAGTGACGCCATCATCAACGTGATCGAGCATGGAAAAGACAGTGGACTGTCTAAAGAGTTCGTCGAAGCGACAGTAACAGATATCATTGGAGCAGGTCAAGACACAACATCAACTGTCATGCAGTGGATCGTGCTGCTCCTCGTCAAATACCCAGATATGCAAACCAAGCTCCACGAGCTCATAGACAAAGCGGTGGGCCCAGACAGACTGCCAACAATTGAGGACAGGAGCAGCCTGGCATACCTGGATGCCTTCATCTATGAGACCATGCGCTTCACCAGCTTCGTCCCCGTCACCATCCCACACTCCACAACCTCAGACGTCACGATTGAAGGTCTCCACATCCCGAAAGACACGGTTGTATTCATCAATCAGTGGTCCGTCAACCACGACCCCCTGAAGTGGAAGGACCCGCACATCTTTGACCCCATGCGTTTCCTTAACGAAAACGGGGCCCTCGACAAAGACATCACAAACGGCGTGATGATCTTTTCAACGGGTAAAAGACGCTGCATCGGCAACCAGATCGCCAAGGTGGAGGCGTTTCTATTAACAGCAGTGCTGCTGCACCAGTGCAGCCTTGAGAGCGACCCCTCTCAGCCCCTCTCTCTTGACTGCTCCTACGGGCTCACGCTGAAGCCCCTCCGATTCTGTGTCAGCGCCAAGCTCAGGGGGAAGCTGCTCGGCTTAGTTTCCCCAGCATGA
- the LOC117755993 gene encoding cytochrome P450 1B1-like has product MAQVDSEFGVKGSSLIREWSGQVQPALVASFVFLFCLEACLWVRNLRLKRRLPGPFAWPVVGNAMQLGQMPHITFARLAKKYGNVYQIRLGCSDIVVLNGDRAIRQALIEHSTEFAGRPNFVSFQSVSGGKSITFTNYSKQWKMHRKIAQSTIRAFSSANSQTKKAFEQQIVAEATELVEIFLKLSAQGQYFNPAHELTVASANVICALCFGKRYGHDDVEFRALLEQVDQFGRTVGAGSLVDVMPWLQSFPNPVRSVFKNFKILNKEFFTFIQSKVKEHRETFDPEVTRDMSDAFIGIIDKSDSDNGLTKGHAEAAVSDLIGAGLDTVSTALHWIVLLLAKHPEIQTKLHELIDKVVGPDRLPSIEDRSSLTYVDAFIYETMRYTSFVPVTIPHSTTSDVTVEGLHIPKDTVVFVNQWSVNHDPLNWKDPQDFDPSRFLDESGSLDKDLTNNVMIFSAGKRRCIGDQIAKVEIFLFFAILLHQCSFEKCPDEDLSLNCSYGLTLKPLDYKIAAKLRGRTT; this is encoded by the coding sequence ATGGCTCAAGTGGACTCTGAGTTTGGTGTGAAGGGCAGCAGCCTCATCAGGGAATGGAGTGGACAGGTCCAGCCGGCTCTGGTCGCCTCCTTCgttttcctcttctgtctggaAGCCTGTCTGTGGGTCAGGAACCTCAGGCTCAAGAGACGACTGCCGGGACCTTTCGCCTGGCCCGTGGTGGGCAACGCCATGCAGCTGGGCCAGATGCCGCACATCACCTTCGCCAGGCTGGCCAAAAAGTACGGCAACGTGTACCAGATACGACTCGGCTGCAGCGACATTGTGGTTCTAAATGGAGACAGGGCGATCCGTCAGGCTCTGATAGAGCACAGCACAGAGTTCGCAGGCAGACCCAACTTTGTCTCATTTCAGTCTGTCTCAGGGGGGAAAAGTATAACTTTCACCAATTACAGCAAACAGTGGAAGATGCATAGGAAAATTGCTCAATCAACAATTAGAGCGTTCTCATCCGCCAACAGCCAGACCAAGAAAGCCTTTGAGCAGCAAATTGTGGCAGAGGCCACAGAGCTAGTTGAGATTTTCCTTAAACTCAGTGCTCAGGGCCAGTATTTCAACCCTGCTCATGAGCTGACAGTAGCTTCAGCTAATGTGATTTGTGCTTTGTGCTTTGGAAAACGATACGGACACGATGACGTTGAGTTTAGAGCCTTGTTAGAGCAGGTAGATCAGTTCGGACGGACGGTTGGGGCCGGCAGCCTTGTAGATGTGATGCCATGGCTTCAGTCTTTCCCTAATCCAGTCCGCAGTGTCTTTAAAAACTTCAAAATCCTGAACAAAGAGTTCTTCACGTTTATCCAGAGCAAAGTGAAGGAGCACAGAGAGACATTTGATCCAGAGGTGACGAGGGACATGAGCGATGCGTTTATCGGCATCATTGACAAATCTGACAGTGATAATGGGCTCACCAAAGGTCACGCTGAGGCGGCGGTGTCCGATCTGATCGGAGCAGGCCTGGACACTGTCTCCACGGCTCTTCACTGGATCGTCCTTCTTCTGGCTAAACACCCTGAAATCCAAACCAAACTCCATGAGCTCATAGACAAAGTGGTGGGCCCGGACAGACTGCCATCGATCGAGGACAGGAGCAGCCTCACGTACGTGGACGCCTTCATCTATGAGACTATGCGCTACACCAGCTTTGTCCCAGTCACCATCCCCCACTCCACGACCTCAGACGTTACCGTTGAGGGCCTTCACATCCCCAAGGACACGGTGGTCTTCGTCAATCAGTGGTCCGTCAATCACGACCCCCTAAATTGGAAGGACCCACAAGACTTTGACCCCTCGCGCTTCCTGGATGAAAGTGGCTCCCTGGACAAGGACCTCACAAACAATGTTATGATCTTCTCAGCAGGGAAGAGAAGGTGCATCGGGGACCAGATTGCCAAAGTCgagatttttttgttcttcGCGATTCTGCTCCACCAGTGCAGCTTTGAGAAATGCCCCGACGAGGACCTGTCTTTAAATTGCTCGTATGGTTTAACACTGAAGCCTTTAGATTACAAGATCGCTGCCAAACTCAGGGGAAGAACCACTTAA